From one Lycium ferocissimum isolate CSIRO_LF1 chromosome 7, AGI_CSIRO_Lferr_CH_V1, whole genome shotgun sequence genomic stretch:
- the LOC132065538 gene encoding glycosyltransferase BC10-like, translating into MLKSSILIPSLTLLISIPILFLLAPKILPTRQISISVSEELEDLSLFQKAISAETFSPKYPSRNKLKLGSTTVRPPKIAFLFLTNSDLKFSSLWEKFFNTTNGTPHHSHLYNIYIHADPFIKITPLSGVFKDRLIQAKRTQRSSPTLISAERRLLAHALLDDPSNYYFALISQHCIPLHSFNYFYNFLLDTQKLSRKMEFPSYVEILDESDSLLKRYNARGKGVMLPEVKFDEFKVGSQFFVLTRKHSLMVIKDRKLWRKFKKTCIDVQSCYPEEHYFPTLLSMEDPNGCTKYTLTSVDWTDMVDGHPHTYHQSEVSRQLIYDLRKSNSSYDYMFARKFSADCLNPLMEIADSVIFKD; encoded by the coding sequence ATGCTTAAATCATCCATACTAATCCCATCCCTCACACTCCTAATCTCAATCCCAATCCTCTTCTTATTAGCACCAAAAATCCTCCCAACACGCCAAATCTCGATATCCGTGTCGGAGGAGCTCGAAGATCTATCTCTATTCCAAAAAGCAATATCCGCCGAAACATTTTCCCCAAAATACCCTTCCCGTAACAAACTCAAACTTGGGTCCACTACAGTTCGACCACCCAAAATTGCATTTTTATTCCTAACAAATTCAGATTTAAAATTCTCATCATTATGGGAAAAATTCTTTAATACCACAAATGGGACCCCCCACCACTCACATTTATACAACATTTACATACATGCTGATCCATTTATTAAAATTACACCATTAAGTGGCGTTTTTAAAGATAGATTAATTCAAGCTAAACGTACTCAACGTTCATCACCTACATTAATCTCAGCAGAAAGGAGATTACTAGCTCATGCATTACTTGATGATCCAtcaaattactattttgcccttattTCACAGCATTGTATACCATTACactcttttaattatttttacaattttttactTGATACCCAAAAATTGTCTAGGAAAATGGAGTTTCCTAGTTATGTTGAAATATTAGATGAATCTGATTCATTATTAAAAAGGTATAATGCTAGGGGTAAAGGTGTAATGTTACCTGAAGTTAAGTTTGATGAGTTTAAGGTTGGTTCACAGTTTTTTGTACTTACAAGAAAACATTCTTTAATGGTTATTAAAGATAGGAAATTATGGAggaaatttaagaaaacatgTATAGATGTTCAGTCTTGTTATCCTGAAGAGCattattttccaactttgttATCAATGGAAGATCCAAATGGTTGTACTAAGTATACATTGACAAGTGTTGATTGGACTGATATGGTTGATGGTCATCCACATACTTATCATCAAAGTGAAGTTTCAAGACAGTTGATTTATGATCTAAGGAAGTCGAATTcaagttatgattatatgtttGCAAGGAAATTTTCAGCTGATTGCTTGAACCCTTTGATGGAAATTGCTGATTCAGTGATTTTCAAGGACTAA